One region of Fragaria vesca subsp. vesca linkage group LG4, FraVesHawaii_1.0, whole genome shotgun sequence genomic DNA includes:
- the LOC101298787 gene encoding early light-induced protein, chloroplastic-like gives MAASASTQSIFLANSVAYGAGMRSSVRVNQLLPTLHRYPNMRVRSMAEDGLPEEKPSTVSEPSKIPAAAPTPTPFPPPPRTPKVSTKFGDVFAFSGPAPERINGRLAMVGFVSALAVELLKGQDVFSQISDGGVSVFLGTSILLSVASVIPLFQGVSVESKSKGLMTSDAELWNGRLAMLGLVALAFTEYVKGGTLI, from the exons ATGGCTGCTTCAGCTTCCACGCAATCGATATTCCTAGCCAACTCCGTCGCTTATGGAGCTGGAATGAGGAGCTCAGTCAGGGTAAACCAACTCTTACCAACTCTTCATAGGTACCCTAACATGAGGGTGCGCTCCATGGCTGAG GATGGTCTACCTGAGGAGAAACCATCTACAGTTTCAGAACCATCAAAGATTCCAGCAGCAGCACCTACACCTACACCTTTCCCACCACCACCAAGGACTCCCAAGGTTAGCACCAAGTTCGGGGACGTTTTCGCCTTCAGCGGTCCGGCACCGGAAAGAATCAACGGCAGACTTGCAATGGTTGGCTTTGTCTCAGCTCTTGCGGTTGAACTGTTAAAGGGCCAGGACGTGTTTTCTCAGATCTCCGACGGTGGAGTCTCGGTGTTCCTTGGTACTAGCATTTTGCTGTCGGTTGCATCCGTGATTCCTCTATTTCAAGGAGTCAGTGTGGAGTCGAAATCAAAAGGGCTCATGACCTCAGATGCTGAGTTGTGGAATGGAAGACTGGCCATGTTAGGTTTGGTGGCTTTGGCTTTCACCGAGTATGTCAAGGGTGGAACCCTTATTTAA